One Pseudorasbora parva isolate DD20220531a chromosome 8, ASM2467924v1, whole genome shotgun sequence DNA window includes the following coding sequences:
- the LOC137084057 gene encoding fap1 adhesin-like: protein MEGTTSRLLSFSLALLSLCVCSHIGSVSGFVRSGYPIYYGAGTGFPMQADVKPRSSYSSWYGIKVPSPISPQSSMELTSSAEEVKGGYTSVSYSPQNGSSGFGPVTDLYKPGSDSDARSQLHGSLSLAGSGSLVSGSVATAVGPSMSSESLPEPAKLHYQTAEQPVVHSNESVASSSQQLLQNGSQSSGPLVQVRYQAATHPIIKPQRSRLQFGANLLSDTRPVHFPSATYVKALQQINETSQPNYQLGQVSYGSGLVPLLSGQQLVQSGYGSMVPPNDVQQAQALNQLVAQPSIQLSRQASSQNSEQVISNSMDQSSGLPLAQVSSQSLDQSITQQPAQVSSQSVDQSSTQQPAQDSSQSVSQPSGLLLVQGSSQPVDQSSTQQPVQASSQSVDLSSTQQPAQDSSQSVSQPSGLLLVQGSSQPVDQSNTHQPAQASSQSVVQSGSLSSAQVRYQYVSQPSGLLPAQARYQSVFKPSGLTLAQARYQSISQPSGMLSAQTHYQSVDQPSVLQPAQARYQSVFKPSGLKFAQARYQSISQPSGLLSAQTRYQSVDQPSGLKLAEARYQSISQPSSLQSAQARYQSISQPSGLLSAQTRYQSVDQPSGLKLAEARYQSISQPSGLLSAHTRYQSVDQPSSLKLAQARYQYVSRPSGLLSAKARYQSVSKPSGLLLVQGSSQSVDQSSTQQPAQASSQSVDQSSTQQPAQASSQPVDHSSTQPAQDSSQSVVQSGSLSSAQAQYQSVDQPSGLLLAQDSSQSVDQSNTQQPDQASSQSVDQSSTQQPAQDSSQSEVQSGSLSSAQAPYQYVSQPSGPLLEVSSQPLDQSITQQPAQDSSQSVSQPSGLLLVEVSSHPLDQSITQQPAQDSSLSVSQPSGMLLVQGSSQSVDQSSTQQPTQASSQPVDQSSAQPAQASSQSVIQSGSLSSDQAPYQYVSKPSGLLSAQTHYQSVDQPSVLLSAQARYQSVSKPSGLKLPQVRYQSISLPSSLQSAQARYQSISQPSGLKVAQASSPSVYQSKPQQTALASFQSVAHSGSLSSAQAPYQYVSKPSGLLSAQARYQSVSKPSGLKLPQVRYQSISQPSGLQSAQARYQSISQPSSLQSAQARYQSLSQPSGLKVAQASSLSVDQSKPQQPAQASSQSVVQSGSLSSAQARNQYVSQPSGLQSAQARYQSIYQPSSLQSSQARYQSLSQPSGLKVAQASSLSVDQSKPQQPAQASSQSVVQSGSLSSAQARNQYVSQPSGLQSAQARYQSISQPSSLQSSQARYQSLSQPSGLKLAQATSQFVDQSNMQQQAHVRYQSVSKPSGLKVAQASSLSVDQSKPQQPAQASSQSVVHSGSLSSAQARYQSLSQPSGLKLAQATSQFVDQSNMQQTAQVRYQSVVQSGSLPSAHARYQSVFRSPGFHVFPIPEQSSLGSKPLGQPSNVPLHAMSLQSVQPDFQDLTPLQTTQNKRLSPGILRLLQQVKS, encoded by the exons ATGGAGGGTACCACTAGCCGACTATTAAG TTTTTCTCTGGCACTTCTCAGTCTTTGTGTCTGTAGCCATATTGGAAGTG TTAGTGGCTTTGTCAGGAGTGGCTATCCCATATACTATGGGGCTGGTACTGGTTTTCCCATGCAGGCTGATGTGAAACCACGAAGTTCCTACAGTTCCTGGTATGGCATTAAAGTACCAAGTCCCATTAGTCCTCAAAGTTCCATGGAATTAACTTCTAGTGCTGAAGAAGTTAAGGGTGGTTATACCAGTGTAAGCTATAGTCCTCAAAATGGCTCTTCTGGTTTTGGACCAGTGACTGATTTATATAAGCCTGGTTCTGACTCTGATGCTAGAAGCCAACTTCATGGATCTCTATCTTTGGCTGGTAGTGGCAGTCTTGTTTCTGGTTCTGTGGCCACTGCAGTGGGCCCAAGTATGAGCAGTGAGTCTCTACCCGAGCCAGCAAAGCTCCACTATCAAACTGCAGAACAGCCTGTAGTACACAGTAATGAGTCTGTGGCATCTAGCAGCCAGCAACTATTGCAGAACGGTTCCCAGTCCAGTGGTCCATTAGTGCAAGTCCGCTACCAGGCTGCAACGCATCCCATTATAAAGCCTCAGAGAAGTAGACTTCAATTTGGTGCCAACTTGCTTTCTGATACCAGGCCAGTCCATTTTCCAAGTGCTACCTATGTCAAGGCTTTGCAGCAAATAAATGAGACCTCACAACCCAACTATCAATTAGGACAAGTCAGTTATGGGTCTGGACTTGTGCCATTGCTCAGTGGCCAGCAACTAGTGCAGTCAGGCTATGGTTCCATGGTTCCGCCCAATGATGTGCAACAAGCACAGGCACTAAACCAACTTGTGGCTCAGCCCAGCATCCAACTATCACGTCAAGCAAGCAGCCAGAACTCTGAGCAAGTTATTTCAAACTCCATGGACCAGTCCAGTGGCCTACCTCTAGCACAAGTCAGCTCACAGTCTCTAGACCAGTCCATCACCCAACAACCAGCCCAAGTCAGCTCCCAGTCTGTGGATCAGTCTAGCACCCAACAACCAGCCCAAGACAGCTCACAATCTGtgtcccagcccagtggcctgctgcTAGTACAAGGCAGCTCACAGCCTGTGGACCAGTCCAGCACCCAACAACCAGTCCAAGCCAGCTCCCAGTCTGTGGATCTGTCTAGCACCCAACAACCAGCCCAAGACAGCTCACAATCTGtgtcccagcccagtggcctgctgcTAGTACAAGGCAGCTCACAGCCTGTGGACCAGTCCAACACCCACCAACCAGCCCAAGCCAGCTCACAATCTGTGGTCCAGTCAGGTAGCCTGTCGTCAGCCCAAGTCCGTTACCAGTATGTGTCCCAGCCCAGTGGCTTGCTGCCAGCACAAGCCCGTTACCAGTCTGTATTTAAGCCCAGTGGCCTGACGCTTGCACAAGCCCGTTACCAGTCCATATCCCAGCCCAGTGGCATGCTGTCAGCACAAACCCATTACCAGTCTGTGGACCAGCCCAGTGTCTTGCAGCCAGCACAAGCCCGCTACCAGTCTGTGTTTAAGCCCAGTGGCCTGAAGTTTGCACAAGCCCGTTACCAGTCCAtatcccagcccagtggcctgctgtCAGCACAAACCCGTTACCAGTCTGTGgaccagcccagtggcctgaagCTTGCAGAAGCCCGTTACCAGTCCATATCTCAGCCCAGCAGTCTGCAGTCAGCACAAGCCCGTTACCAGTCCAtatcccagcccagtggcctgctgtCAGCACAAACCCGTTACCAGTCTGTGgaccagcccagtggcctgaagCTTGCAGAAGCCCGTTACCAGTCCATATCCCAGCCGAGTGGCCTGCTGTCAGCACATACCCGTTACCAGTCTGTGGACCAGCCCAGTAGCCTGAAGCTGGCACAAGCTCGTTACCAGTATGTGTCTCGGCCCAGTGGCTTGCTGTCAGCAAAAGCCCGCTACCAGTCTGTATCTAAGCCCAGTGGCCTACTGCTAGTACAAGGCAGCTCACAGTCTGTGGATCAGTCCAGCACCCAACAACCAGCCCAAGCCAGCTCACAGTCTGTGGACCAATCCAGCACCCAACAACCAGCCCAAGCCAGCTCCCAGCCTGTGGACCATTCCAGCACACAACCAGCCCAAGACAGCTCACAATCTGTGGTCCAGTCAGGTAGCCTGTCATCAGCCCAAGCCCAATACCAGTCTGTGgaccagcccagtggcctgctgcTAGCACAAGACAGCTCCCAGTCTGTGGACCAGTCCAACACCCAACAACCAGACCAAGCCAGCTCCCAGTCTGTGGATCAGTCAAGCACCCAACAACCAGCCCAAGACAGCTCACAATCTGAGGTCCAGTCAGGTAGCCTGTCATCAGCCCAAGCCCCTTACCAGTATGtgtcccagcccagtggcccGCTGCTAGAAGTCAGCTCACAGCCTCTGGACCAGTCCATCACCCAACAACCAGCCCAAGACAGCTCACAATCTGtgtcccagcccagtggcctgctgcTAGTAGAAGTCAGCTCACACCCTCTGGACCAGTCCATCACCCAACAACCAGCCCAAGACAGCTCACTATCTGTGTCCCAGCCTAGTGGCATGCTGCTAGTACAAGGCAGCTCACAGTCTGTGGACCAGTCCAGCACACAGCAACCTACCCAAGCCAGCTCACAGCCTGTGGACCAGTCCAGCGCACAACCAGCCCAAGCCAGCTCACAATCTGTGATCCAGTCAGGTAGCCTGTCATCAGACCAAGCCCCTTACCAGTATGTGTCCAAGCCCAGTGGCTTGCTGTCAGCACAAACCCATTACCAGTCTGTGGACCAGCCCAGTGTCTTGCTGTCAGCACAAGCCCGCTACCAGTCTGTATCTAAACCCAGTGGCCTGAAGCTGCCACAAGTCCGTTACCAGTCCATATCTCTGCCCAGCAGTCTGCAGTCAGCACAAGCCCGTTACCAGTCCAtatcccagcccagtggcctgaagGTGGCACAAGCCAGCTCACCGTCTGTGTACCAGTCCAAACCTCAACAAACTGCCCTAGCAAGTTTTCAATCTGTGGCCCACTCAGGTAGCCTGTCATCAGCCCAAGCCCCTTACCAGTATGTGTCCAAGCCCAGTGGCTTGCTGTCAGCACAAGCCCGCTACCAGTCTGTATCTAAACCCAGTGGCCTGAAGCTGCCACAAGTCCGTTACCAGTCCATATCCCAGCCTAGTGGTCTGCAGTCAGCACAAGCCCGCTACCAGTCCATATCTCAGCCCAGCAGTCTGCAGTCAGCACAAGCCCGTTACCAGTCTCtgtcccagcccagtggcctgaagGTGGCACAAGCCAGCTCCCTGTCTGTGGACCAGTCCAAACCTCAACAACCTGCCCAAGCCAGTTCCCAATCTGTGGTCCAGTCAGGTAGCCTGTCATCAGCCCAAGCCCGTAACCAGTATGTGTCCCAGCCCAGTGGTCTGCAGTCAGCACAAGCCCGCTACCAGTCTATATATCAGCCCAGCAGTCTGCAGTCATCACAAGCCCGTTACCAGTCTCtgtcccagcccagtggcctgaagGTGGCACAAGCCAGCTCACTGTCTGTGGACCAGTCCAAACCTCAACAACCTGCCCAAGCCAGTTCCCAATCTGTGGTCCAGTCAGGTAGCCTGTCATCAGCCCAAGCCCGTAACCAGTATGTGTCCCAGCCCAGTGGTCTGCAGTCAGCACAAGCCCGCTACCAGTCCATATCTCAGCCCAGCAGTCTGCAGTCATCACAAGCCCGTTACCAGTCTCtgtcccagcccagtggcctgaagCTGGCACAAGCCACCTCGCAGTTTGTGGACCAGTCTAACATGCAACAACAAGCCCATGTCCGCTACCAGTCTGTATCTAAACCCAGTGGCCTGAAGGTGGCACAAGCCAGCTCACTGTCTGTGGACCAGTCCAAACCTCAACAACCTGCCCAAGCCAGTTCCCAATCTGTGGTCCACTCAGGTAGCCTGTCATCAGCCCAAGCCCGTTACCAGTCTCtgtcccagcccagtggcctgaagCTGGCACAAGCCACCTCACAGTTTGTGGACCAGTCTAACATGCAACAAACAGCCCAAGTCCGTTACCAGTCTGTCGTCCAGTCAGGTAGCCTGCCATCTGCACACGCCCGTTACCAATCTGTGTTCCGGAGCCCTGGTTTCCATGTCTTTCCTATCCCAGAGCAATCTAGCCTTGGTTCCAAACCTCTGGGACAGCCCAGCAACGTACCTCTTCACGCTATGAGTCTGCAGTCTGTCCAGCCTGACTTCCAAGATTTAACACCTCTGCAGACTACTCAAAACAAACGTCTCTCTCCAGGCATATTGAGGTTGTTGCAACAAGTGAAGTCATAG
- the LOC137084058 gene encoding fap1 adhesin-like yields the protein MEGTTSRLLSFSLALLSLCVCSHIGSVSGFVRSGYPIYYGAGTGFPMQADVKPRSSYSSWYGIKVPSPISPQSSMELTSSAEEVKGGYTSVSYSPQNGSSGFGPVTDLYKPGSDSDARSQLHGSLSLAGSGSLVSGSVATAVGPSMSSESLPEPAKLHYQTAEQPVVHSNESVASSSQQLLQNGSQSSGPLVQVRYQAATHPIIKPQRSRLQFGANLLSDTRPVHFPSATYVKALQQINETSQPNYQLGQVSYGSGLVPLLSGQQLVQSGYGSMVPPNDVQQAQALNQLVAQPSIQLSRQASSQNSEQVISNSMEQSSGLPLAQVSSQSLDQSITQQPAQVSSQSVDQSSTQQPAQDSSQSVSQPSGLLLVQGSSQPVDQSSTQQPVQASSQSVDLSSTQQPAQDSSQSVSQPSGLLLVQGSSQPVDQSNTHQPAQASSQSVVQSGSLSSAQVRYQYVSQPSGLLPAQARYQSVFKPSGLTLAQARYQSISQPSGMLSAQTHYQSVDQPSVLQPAQARYQSVFKPSGLKFAQARYQSISQPSGLLSAQTRYQSVDQPSGLKLAEARYQSISQPSSLQSAQARYQSISQPSGLLSAQTRYQSVDQPSGLKLAEARYQSISQPSGLLSAHTRYQSVDQPSSLKLAQARYQYVSRPSGLLSAKARYQSVSKPSGLLLVQGSSQSVDQSSTQQPAQASSQSVDQSSTQQPAQASSQPVDHSSTQPAQDSSQSVVQSGSLSSAQAQYQSVDQPSGLLLAQDSSQSVDQSNTQQPDQASSQSVDQSSTQQPAQDSSQSEVQSGSLSSAQAPYQYVSQPSGPLLEVSSQPLDQSITQQPAQDSSQSVSQPSGLLLVEVSSHPLDQSITQQPAQDSSLSVSQPSGMLLVQGSSQSVDQSSTQQPTQASSQPVDQSSTQPAQASSQSVIQSGSLSSDQAPYQYVSKPSGLLSAQTHYQSVDQPSVLLSAQARYQSVSKPSGLKLPQVRYQSISLPSSLQSAQARYQSISQPSGLKVAQASSPSVYQSKPQQTALASFQSVAHSGSLSSAQAPYQYVSKPSGLLSAQARYQSVSKPSGLKLPQVRYQSISQPSGLQSAQARYQSISQPSSLQSAQARYQSLSQPSGLKVAQASSLSVDQSKPQQPAQVSTQSVVQSGSLSSAQARNQYVSQPSGLQSAQARYQSIYQPSSLQSSQARYQSLSQPSGLKVAQASSLSVDQSKPQQPAQASSQSVVQSGSLSSAQARNQYVSQPSGLQSAQARYQSISQPSSLQSSQARYQSLSQPSGLKLAQATSQFVDQSNMQQQAHVRYQSVSKPSGLKVAQASSLSVDQSKPQQPAQASSQSVVHSGSLSSAQARYQSLSQPSGLKLAQATSQFVDQSNMQQTAQVRYQSVVQSGSLPSAHARYQSVFRSPGFHVFPIPEQSSLGSKPLGQPSNVPLHAMSLQSVQPDFQDLTPLQTTQNKRLSPGILRLLQQVKS from the exons ATGGAGGGTACCACTAGCCGACTATTAAG TTTTTCTCTGGCACTTCTCAGTCTTTGTGTCTGTAGCCATATTGGAAGTG TTAGTGGCTTTGTCAGGAGTGGCTATCCCATATACTATGGGGCTGGTACTGGTTTTCCCATGCAGGCTGATGTGAAACCACGAAGTTCCTACAGTTCCTGGTATGGCATTAAAGTACCAAGTCCCATTAGTCCTCAAAGTTCCATGGAATTAACTTCTAGTGCTGAAGAAGTTAAGGGTGGTTATACCAGTGTAAGCTATAGTCCTCAAAATGGCTCTTCTGGTTTTGGACCAGTGACTGATTTATATAAGCCTGGTTCTGACTCTGATGCTAGAAGCCAACTTCATGGATCTCTATCTTTGGCTGGTAGTGGCAGTCTTGTTTCTGGTTCTGTGGCCACTGCAGTGGGCCCAAGTATGAGCAGTGAGTCTCTACCCGAGCCAGCAAAGCTCCACTATCAAACTGCAGAACAGCCTGTAGTACACAGTAATGAGTCTGTGGCATCTAGCAGCCAGCAACTATTGCAGAACGGTTCCCAGTCCAGTGGTCCATTAGTGCAAGTCCGCTACCAGGCTGCAACGCATCCCATTATAAAGCCTCAGAGAAGTAGACTTCAATTTGGTGCCAACTTGCTTTCTGATACCAGGCCAGTCCATTTTCCAAGTGCTACCTATGTCAAGGCTTTGCAGCAAATAAATGAGACCTCACAACCCAACTATCAATTAGGACAAGTCAGTTATGGGTCTGGACTTGTGCCATTGCTCAGTGGCCAGCAACTAGTGCAGTCAGGCTATGGTTCCATGGTTCCGCCCAATGATGTGCAACAAGCACAGGCACTAAACCAACTTGTGGCTCAGCCCAGCATCCAACTATCACGTCAAGCAAGCAGCCAGAACTCTGAGCAAGTTATTTCAAACTCCATGGAACAGTCCAGTGGCCTACCTCTAGCACAAGTCAGCTCACAGTCTCTAGACCAGTCCATCACCCAACAACCAGCCCAAGTCAGCTCCCAGTCTGTGGATCAGTCTAGCACCCAACAACCAGCCCAAGACAGCTCACAATCTGtgtcccagcccagtggcctgctgcTAGTACAAGGCAGCTCACAGCCTGTGGACCAGTCCAGCACCCAACAACCAGTCCAAGCCAGCTCCCAGTCTGTGGATCTGTCTAGCACCCAACAACCAGCCCAAGACAGCTCACAATCTGtgtcccagcccagtggcctgctgcTAGTACAAGGCAGCTCACAGCCTGTGGACCAGTCCAACACCCACCAACCAGCCCAAGCCAGCTCACAATCTGTGGTCCAGTCAGGTAGCCTGTCGTCAGCCCAAGTCCGTTACCAGTATGTGTCCCAGCCCAGTGGCTTGCTGCCAGCACAAGCCCGCTACCAGTCTGTATTTAAGCCCAGTGGCCTGACGCTTGCACAAGCCCGTTACCAGTCCATATCCCAGCCCAGTGGCATGCTGTCAGCACAAACCCATTACCAGTCTGTGGACCAGCCCAGTGTCTTGCAGCCAGCACAAGCCCGCTACCAGTCTGTGTTTAAGCCCAGTGGCCTGAAGTTTGCACAAGCCCGTTACCAGTCCAtatcccagcccagtggcctgctgtCAGCACAAACCCGTTACCAGTCTGTGgaccagcccagtggcctgaagCTTGCAGAAGCCCGTTACCAGTCCATATCTCAGCCCAGCAGTCTGCAGTCAGCACAAGCCCGTTACCAGTCCAtatcccagcccagtggcctgctgtCAGCACAAACCCGTTACCAGTCTGTGgaccagcccagtggcctgaagCTTGCAGAAGCCCGTTACCAGTCCATATCCCAGCCGAGTGGCCTGCTGTCAGCACATACCCGTTACCAGTCTGTGGACCAGCCCAGTAGCCTGAAGCTGGCACAAGCTCGTTACCAGTATGTGTCTCGGCCCAGTGGCTTGCTGTCAGCAAAAGCCCGCTACCAGTCTGTATCTAAGCCCAGTGGCCTACTGCTAGTACAAGGCAGCTCACAGTCTGTGGATCAGTCCAGCACCCAACAACCAGCCCAAGCCAGCTCACAGTCTGTGGACCAATCCAGCACCCAACAACCAGCCCAAGCCAGCTCCCAGCCTGTGGACCATTCCAGCACACAACCAGCCCAAGACAGCTCACAATCTGTGGTCCAGTCAGGTAGCCTGTCATCAGCCCAAGCCCAATACCAGTCTGTGgaccagcccagtggcctgctgcTAGCACAAGACAGCTCCCAGTCTGTGGACCAGTCCAACACCCAACAACCAGACCAAGCCAGCTCCCAGTCTGTGGATCAGTCAAGCACCCAACAACCAGCCCAAGACAGCTCACAATCTGAGGTCCAGTCAGGTAGCCTGTCATCAGCCCAAGCCCCTTACCAGTATGtgtcccagcccagtggcccGCTGCTAGAAGTCAGCTCACAGCCTCTGGACCAGTCCATCACCCAACAACCAGCCCAAGACAGCTCACAATCTGtgtcccagcccagtggcctgctgcTAGTAGAAGTCAGCTCACACCCTCTGGACCAGTCCATCACCCAACAACCAGCCCAAGACAGCTCACTATCTGTGTCCCAGCCTAGTGGCATGCTGCTAGTACAAGGCAGCTCACAGTCTGTGGACCAGTCCAGCACACAGCAACCTACCCAAGCCAGCTCACAGCCTGTGGACCAGTCCAGCACACAACCAGCCCAAGCCAGCTCACAATCTGTGATCCAGTCAGGTAGCCTGTCATCAGACCAAGCCCCTTACCAGTATGTGTCCAAGCCCAGTGGCTTGCTGTCAGCACAAACCCATTACCAGTCTGTGGACCAGCCCAGTGTCTTGCTGTCAGCACAAGCCCGCTACCAGTCTGTATCTAAACCCAGTGGCCTGAAGCTGCCACAAGTCCGTTACCAGTCCATATCTCTGCCCAGCAGTCTGCAGTCAGCACAAGCCCGTTACCAGTCCAtatcccagcccagtggcctgaagGTGGCACAAGCCAGCTCACCGTCTGTGTACCAGTCCAAACCTCAACAAACTGCCCTAGCAAGTTTTCAATCTGTGGCCCACTCAGGTAGCCTGTCATCAGCCCAAGCCCCTTACCAGTATGTGTCCAAGCCCAGTGGCTTGCTGTCAGCACAAGCCCGCTACCAGTCTGTATCTAAACCCAGTGGCCTGAAGCTGCCACAAGTCCGTTACCAGTCCATATCCCAGCCTAGTGGTCTGCAGTCAGCACAAGCCCGCTACCAGTCCATATCTCAGCCCAGCAGTCTGCAGTCAGCACAAGCCCGTTACCAGTCTCtgtcccagcccagtggcctgaagGTGGCACAAGCCAGCTCCCTGTCTGTGGACCAGTCCAAACCTCAACAACCTGCCCAAGTCAGTACCCAATCTGTGGTCCAGTCAGGTAGCCTGTCATCAGCCCAAGCCCGTAACCAGTATGTGTCCCAGCCCAGTGGTCTGCAGTCAGCACAAGCCCGCTACCAGTCTATATATCAGCCCAGCAGTCTGCAGTCATCACAAGCCCGTTACCAGTCTCtgtcccagcccagtggcctgaagGTGGCACAAGCCAGCTCACTGTCTGTGGACCAGTCCAAACCTCAACAACCTGCCCAAGCCAGTTCCCAATCTGTGGTCCAGTCAGGTAGCCTGTCATCAGCCCAAGCCCGTAACCAGTATGTGTCCCAGCCCAGTGGTCTGCAGTCAGCACAAGCCCGCTACCAGTCCATATCTCAGCCCAGCAGTCTGCAGTCATCACAAGCCCGTTACCAGTCTCtgtcccagcccagtggcctgaagCTGGCACAAGCCACCTCGCAGTTTGTGGACCAGTCTAACATGCAACAACAAGCCCATGTCCGCTACCAGTCTGTATCTAAACCCAGTGGCCTGAAGGTGGCACAAGCCAGCTCACTGTCTGTGGACCAGTCCAAACCTCAACAACCTGCCCAAGCCAGTTCCCAATCTGTGGTCCACTCAGGTAGCCTGTCATCAGCCCAAGCCCGTTACCAGTCTCtgtcccagcccagtggcctgaagCTGGCACAAGCCACCTCACAGTTTGTGGACCAGTCTAACATGCAACAAACAGCCCAAGTCCGTTACCAGTCTGTCGTCCAGTCAGGTAGCCTGCCATCTGCGCACGCCCGTTACCAATCTGTGTTCCGGAGCCCTGGTTTCCATGTCTTTCCTATCCCAGAGCAATCTAGCCTTGGTTCCAAACCTCTGGGACAGCCCAGCAATGTACCTCTTCACGCTATGAGTCTGCAGTCTGTCCAGCCTGACTTCCAAGATTTAACACCTCTGCAGACTACTCAAAACAAACGTCTCTCTCCAGGCATATTGAGGTTGTTGCAACAAGTGAAGTCATAG